The following are encoded together in the Streptomyces sp. NBC_00358 genome:
- a CDS encoding nuclear transport factor 2 family protein produces MITEALNPIDRLLAERACERVIVDFVHKLDFGDPGDVADLFTDGGFWEWPEGDRRIEGRDALRSYFAGRPSDRLSRRICTNILVTVTSESTAIATTYFTTYRVDGHTGSGFAPQRPPTQVGHYTDTFLKVEGDWLLGSRSLHLAFAGPTERLEAEAED; encoded by the coding sequence ATGATTACTGAAGCACTGAATCCCATAGACCGTCTGCTTGCCGAGCGGGCATGCGAACGCGTCATCGTCGATTTTGTCCACAAGCTCGACTTCGGTGACCCGGGGGACGTGGCGGATCTCTTCACGGACGGCGGGTTTTGGGAGTGGCCGGAAGGGGACCGCCGGATCGAGGGACGCGACGCACTTCGGTCGTATTTCGCCGGCCGGCCCTCGGACCGGCTCTCGCGCCGGATATGCACGAATATCCTTGTCACCGTCACATCGGAATCGACGGCCATCGCGACCACCTACTTCACGACGTACCGCGTCGACGGACATACCGGCAGCGGTTTCGCGCCCCAGCGGCCCCCTACCCAGGTCGGGCACTACACGGACACCTTCCTCAAGGTCGAGGGCGATTGGCTCCTCGGTTCCCGGTCCTTGCACCTGGCCTTTGCCGGACCGACCGAGCGGCTTGAAGCAGAAGCCGAGGACTGA
- a CDS encoding condensation domain-containing protein, with protein sequence MQASTAAPTVRYPLTSGQSSYYARVRERPEMSSSISAAYRIEGELDVARFAEAVARTVAQHDALRIGLCDEQADVPSQLVRPQPDNSALLSLQQVRSSSEAQFDRYVRLVHGKDLAEPWDLATEYPFRFRLLRRSPTVHAFLASFSHVAVDGRGMSLVLRDLWQNFEQDTAQPDGPSAPQRESFVSAAEQHAADASAKAAGFWRQRVAENRPSGEPAPARPDTAEQQGVTVRVTLSGAERKLLRERARTFGCTEFQLTMAALAYAVLTETATGDRVHVWLPVDARSPADFDTSGMFTVSLPVALPRTASLTEMTRQVREEVMAVAAYRQVDPATLTELQSSFRESDARRGWSVMATYFNRDQNPGERSARGIVARPGSYPADFQYLSRGVELDVVGGAASLRIALALDPAFSADGTADRLVDAFSAGLGGVHLAG encoded by the coding sequence ATGCAGGCGTCGACGGCCGCGCCCACGGTGAGGTATCCGCTGACATCCGGGCAGTCCTCGTACTACGCCCGCGTGCGGGAGCGGCCGGAGATGTCCAGCTCGATATCGGCCGCCTACCGGATCGAGGGCGAGCTCGACGTCGCGCGGTTCGCGGAGGCCGTCGCGCGCACCGTCGCCCAGCACGACGCCCTGCGCATCGGCCTGTGCGACGAACAGGCCGACGTCCCGAGCCAGTTGGTGCGTCCGCAGCCGGACAACTCGGCGCTGCTCTCCCTCCAGCAGGTCCGCAGCAGCTCGGAGGCACAGTTCGACCGATACGTGCGGCTCGTGCACGGCAAGGATCTCGCGGAGCCGTGGGACCTCGCCACCGAGTACCCGTTCAGGTTCCGCCTGTTGCGCCGCTCCCCCACGGTCCACGCCTTCCTCGCCTCGTTCTCGCACGTCGCCGTCGACGGCAGGGGCATGTCCCTGGTACTGCGGGACCTCTGGCAGAACTTCGAGCAGGACACCGCACAGCCGGACGGCCCGTCCGCGCCACAGCGGGAGAGCTTCGTTTCGGCGGCCGAGCAGCACGCGGCCGACGCCTCGGCGAAGGCGGCCGGCTTCTGGCGGCAGCGCGTCGCCGAGAACCGCCCGTCCGGCGAGCCGGCGCCCGCGCGGCCGGACACGGCCGAGCAGCAGGGCGTGACCGTCCGGGTCACCCTGAGCGGAGCGGAGCGCAAACTGCTGCGTGAGCGGGCGCGGACCTTCGGCTGCACCGAGTTCCAGCTGACCATGGCCGCACTCGCGTACGCGGTGCTCACCGAGACGGCCACGGGTGACCGGGTGCACGTCTGGTTGCCCGTCGACGCCCGCTCCCCGGCGGATTTCGACACCTCGGGCATGTTCACCGTCTCCCTGCCCGTCGCTCTGCCCCGGACCGCGAGCCTCACCGAGATGACCCGTCAGGTACGGGAGGAGGTCATGGCCGTGGCGGCGTACCGGCAGGTCGATCCCGCTACCCTCACCGAACTCCAGTCGTCGTTCCGGGAGAGTGACGCGCGCCGCGGCTGGAGCGTCATGGCCACGTATTTCAACCGCGACCAGAATCCGGGGGAGAGGTCAGCGCGGGGCATCGTGGCACGCCCCGGAAGTTATCCGGCGGACTTCCAGTACCTATCCCGGGGAGTGGAGCTCGACGTGGTCGGCGGAGCCGCGTCGCTGAGGATCGCCCTCGCCCTCGACCCGGCGTTCTCCGCGGACGGTACGGCCGACCGCCTGGTGGACGCCTTCAGCGCGGGGCTGGGCGGCGTCCACCTCGCAGGCTGA
- a CDS encoding AfsR/SARP family transcriptional regulator: MFPFPLETDKSFRFALLGPIRAWRGNHEVDLGPARQRAVLARLLLATGQPHAISEIIEAVWGEELPGNPRNLVHKYVGGLRRALDPDMGDARTSELLPLIDNGYSLLVDREQVDLNVFTQTLAEGVALVDIDLETARERMDTALGLWRGDAFGPLSTDFFGAERSRLLERRLSTLEDRIGIDIALGRHAEAAVELVSLLVENPLREHLAVLLMIAFYRSGRQADALRVFQDCRRKLTTELGIEPARELQEIQLQILAGEPIRTMTLSCGKTVTAAAPNSRSERPAASNAGKPNGRPSPGGAERCHLKPDLGDFVARERELTQACTFLVEPAHVPPTVVITGNAGEGKSALALRVANLVKSRFRGGQFQIDLRGMSADPVTPQQALQRLLRMLGVDEPDETLTLDELGELYRSMLGDDVLTVFEDVADERQVRPLLGASATIITSRRRLTGLEGAYIVELDAMNADDSVRMLGQIIGPERLSTDPAQAARIGGFTDGSPLALRTAGARLLARPHWSLRQFADRLADEDRRLVELTHNDLDIRASLATAFHRLSPQSVEAFLLLGTRAERSFTIADATGPLGLSEFDAADVIEELVDLRLVDARRTDGTGEVRYRLRDLIRCFARSEAEGADAASATRLPQRRALEVINLGRHGGVMRHAESE; the protein is encoded by the coding sequence GTGTTCCCTTTTCCGCTTGAGACCGACAAATCGTTCCGGTTCGCGCTGCTCGGTCCGATCCGGGCCTGGCGGGGCAACCACGAGGTCGACCTGGGCCCGGCCCGGCAGCGGGCGGTGCTGGCCCGGCTGCTGCTGGCCACCGGACAGCCGCACGCCATCTCCGAGATCATCGAGGCGGTCTGGGGCGAGGAACTGCCCGGGAACCCGCGCAACCTGGTGCACAAATACGTGGGCGGTCTGCGCCGCGCCCTGGACCCGGACATGGGCGACGCCCGCACCAGCGAACTGCTCCCGCTCATCGACAACGGCTACTCGCTGCTGGTCGACCGGGAACAGGTCGACCTCAACGTCTTCACGCAGACCCTGGCCGAGGGAGTCGCGCTGGTCGACATCGACCTGGAGACGGCGCGCGAGCGGATGGACACCGCGCTGGGGCTGTGGCGCGGCGACGCCTTCGGTCCGCTCTCCACCGACTTCTTCGGCGCCGAGCGGAGCCGGCTGCTGGAGCGCCGGCTCTCCACCCTGGAGGACCGCATCGGTATCGACATAGCCCTCGGACGGCATGCCGAGGCGGCGGTCGAACTGGTCAGCCTGCTGGTGGAGAACCCGCTGCGCGAGCACTTGGCGGTCCTCCTGATGATCGCGTTCTACCGGTCCGGCCGCCAGGCCGACGCGCTCCGGGTGTTCCAGGACTGCCGCCGGAAACTGACCACCGAGCTCGGGATCGAACCCGCCAGGGAACTCCAGGAGATCCAGCTGCAGATCCTGGCCGGCGAACCGATCCGGACCATGACCCTGTCCTGCGGGAAGACCGTGACGGCCGCCGCGCCGAACTCCCGGAGCGAGCGGCCCGCGGCTTCGAACGCCGGCAAGCCGAACGGCCGCCCGAGTCCGGGCGGGGCCGAGCGGTGCCATCTCAAGCCGGACCTCGGCGACTTCGTCGCCCGGGAGCGGGAGCTCACCCAGGCCTGCACGTTCCTCGTCGAGCCGGCCCACGTGCCCCCCACCGTCGTGATCACCGGCAACGCGGGCGAAGGCAAGAGCGCCCTGGCGCTGCGGGTGGCGAACCTCGTGAAGAGCCGCTTCCGGGGCGGCCAGTTCCAGATCGACCTCCGCGGCATGTCCGCCGACCCGGTGACGCCGCAGCAGGCCCTTCAGCGGCTGCTGCGCATGCTGGGCGTGGACGAGCCCGACGAGACGCTGACCCTCGACGAGCTCGGCGAGCTGTACCGGTCGATGCTGGGGGACGACGTGCTCACCGTCTTCGAGGACGTCGCCGACGAACGCCAGGTCCGGCCGCTGCTCGGCGCGAGCGCCACCATCATCACCAGCCGCCGCCGGCTCACCGGCCTGGAGGGCGCGTACATCGTCGAGTTGGACGCGATGAACGCGGACGACTCGGTGCGGATGCTCGGTCAGATCATCGGCCCCGAGCGGCTGTCGACGGATCCGGCCCAGGCGGCGCGGATCGGGGGGTTCACCGACGGCTCACCGCTGGCCCTGCGCACCGCCGGGGCACGCTTGCTGGCGCGCCCGCACTGGTCGCTCCGCCAGTTCGCCGACCGGCTCGCCGACGAGGACCGCCGCCTGGTGGAACTCACCCACAACGACCTCGACATCCGGGCGAGCCTGGCCACGGCCTTCCACCGGTTGAGCCCGCAGAGCGTGGAGGCGTTCCTGCTGCTCGGCACCCGGGCCGAACGCAGCTTCACCATCGCCGACGCGACAGGCCCCCTCGGCCTCTCCGAGTTCGACGCCGCCGACGTGATCGAGGAACTGGTGGACCTACGGCTGGTCGACGCCCGCCGGACCGACGGTACCGGCGAGGTCCGCTACCGACTGCGGGACCTCATACGCTGCTTCGCCCGCTCCGAGGCCGAGGGCGCGGATGCGGCGTCGGCCACCCGGCTGCCGCAGCGCAGGGCCCTTGAGGTGATCAATCTGGGCCGGCACGGCGGCGTCATGCGTCACGCCGAATCGGAGTAG
- a CDS encoding peptidase domain-containing ABC transporter — protein sequence MDTAEDGGAPTPRPAPAGRFRQQALAARGAVRDYGAQVAPGRLARLPFRPSAEGPASSRRRKRRLPRPRPRVPVRLQAQISDCGAASLSMVFALHGVDVPIQELRQATDTGRDGVSARQILEAARTYGFNARGVRVELDALRHLPAGTILFWDFAHFVVLEGVRGDTVHIVDPALGRRRLTLEAAGASFTGVALQITPALETVRSWSARRAARRSTGSWRYLWHFVPTGYRWVPFAVCSLLLVFFNLGMPLATRYVVDQVVPGHAVGVGYLWVAIPVLAGAYFALQFLRSLTFLVIQAAMDENVTLGILNRLFALPYDFFTSRTPGDLLQRVRTSSTIRQVFSASSFASVFDGLLVLVYMTLLLLIDSTLALVVVGVALLQVLLLVVTWRRQEYASADALEARSRAESELVEILDGMATIKAAGVEGPAGHRWSHTLAEELNTRLRSRRLLAFSSTLSSALQLVAPLIILVVGTQRLSSGALSLGDVLGFSVLAMGLLVPLVNCVQVGFQVAGISAELTRLGDIMEAAPERRTGDTEVGAVSGNLEVRQASFTYQAERTPVVHDVSFTVLDGSFTTILGASGSGKSSCALLLAGLHRPSSGAVLVDGHDLASVDTGDYRRSISFVNQDSKLFSGAIRENIGWGGSEVTEAEIVEAARLAGIHEDIARMPMGYDTLLGPGGTGVSGGQRQRIILARALVRKPRLLILDEATSALDPILELQIFTRLRSLPMTLVVVAHRLTAIDCADQVVVLEAGRVVQLGQPDELSDQDGPYRALTS from the coding sequence GTGGACACTGCGGAAGACGGCGGCGCCCCGACCCCGCGACCGGCTCCGGCGGGCAGGTTTCGGCAGCAGGCTCTCGCCGCGCGCGGCGCCGTACGCGACTACGGCGCCCAGGTGGCGCCCGGCCGCCTCGCACGCCTCCCGTTCCGGCCGTCCGCCGAAGGCCCGGCCTCGTCCCGCCGCAGAAAGCGCCGACTGCCCCGGCCCCGGCCCCGCGTGCCGGTACGCCTGCAGGCCCAGATCAGCGACTGCGGAGCCGCGTCGCTCTCCATGGTCTTCGCCTTGCACGGGGTCGACGTCCCCATCCAGGAGCTCCGTCAGGCGACCGACACCGGTCGGGACGGGGTGTCGGCACGTCAGATCCTGGAAGCGGCACGCACCTACGGTTTCAACGCGCGTGGTGTCCGCGTCGAACTCGACGCGCTACGACACCTGCCAGCGGGCACGATCCTGTTCTGGGACTTCGCGCACTTCGTCGTACTCGAAGGGGTGCGAGGCGACACCGTCCACATCGTGGATCCCGCGCTGGGGCGGAGACGGCTGACCCTGGAGGCCGCCGGGGCGTCTTTCACCGGTGTGGCCCTGCAGATCACCCCGGCCCTGGAGACGGTGCGCAGTTGGAGCGCCCGCCGTGCCGCGCGCCGGAGCACGGGCTCCTGGCGGTACCTCTGGCACTTCGTCCCCACCGGCTACCGCTGGGTCCCGTTCGCGGTCTGCTCGCTGCTCCTCGTGTTCTTCAACCTGGGCATGCCGCTGGCCACCCGGTACGTGGTCGACCAGGTGGTACCGGGCCACGCCGTCGGGGTCGGCTACCTGTGGGTGGCGATACCCGTCCTCGCCGGGGCCTACTTCGCGCTGCAGTTCCTCCGTTCGCTGACCTTCCTGGTCATCCAGGCGGCCATGGACGAGAACGTCACCCTCGGCATTCTCAACCGGCTCTTCGCGCTGCCCTACGACTTCTTCACCAGCAGGACTCCGGGAGACCTGCTGCAACGCGTACGAACCAGTTCGACGATCCGCCAGGTCTTCTCGGCCTCGTCCTTCGCCAGTGTCTTCGACGGTCTCCTGGTCCTGGTCTACATGACCCTGCTGCTGCTGATCGACAGCACACTGGCGCTGGTGGTCGTCGGCGTGGCCCTGCTCCAGGTGCTGCTCCTCGTGGTGACCTGGCGCCGTCAGGAGTACGCGAGCGCCGACGCGTTGGAGGCCCGCTCACGGGCCGAGTCGGAGCTGGTCGAGATCCTGGACGGCATGGCCACGATCAAGGCGGCCGGTGTCGAGGGCCCGGCCGGTCACCGCTGGAGTCACACCCTGGCCGAGGAGCTGAACACCCGGCTGCGCAGCCGGCGGCTCCTCGCGTTCTCCTCGACGCTCAGCTCCGCCCTGCAACTGGTCGCACCGCTGATCATCCTGGTCGTCGGCACGCAGCGGCTCTCCTCGGGCGCACTGAGCCTGGGCGACGTGCTCGGCTTCAGCGTGCTCGCCATGGGGCTGCTGGTTCCGCTGGTCAACTGCGTCCAGGTCGGCTTCCAGGTGGCCGGGATCAGCGCCGAACTCACCAGACTGGGCGACATCATGGAGGCGGCCCCGGAGCGCCGTACCGGCGACACCGAGGTCGGCGCCGTCAGCGGGAACCTCGAAGTCCGGCAGGCCTCCTTCACCTACCAGGCGGAGCGGACCCCGGTGGTCCACGACGTCTCGTTCACGGTCCTGGACGGCAGCTTCACCACGATCCTGGGGGCCTCGGGATCGGGCAAGTCCTCCTGCGCGCTCCTGCTCGCGGGCCTGCACCGGCCGAGCAGCGGAGCGGTGCTGGTGGACGGACACGACCTCGCCTCCGTGGACACCGGTGACTACCGCCGGTCCATCTCCTTCGTGAACCAGGACTCCAAGCTCTTCTCCGGGGCGATCCGGGAGAACATCGGCTGGGGCGGCTCGGAGGTCACCGAAGCGGAGATCGTCGAGGCCGCCCGACTGGCCGGCATCCACGAGGACATCGCCCGGATGCCCATGGGGTACGACACCCTGCTCGGCCCCGGCGGCACCGGTGTGTCCGGCGGCCAACGCCAACGGATCATCCTGGCACGGGCGTTGGTGCGCAAGCCGCGCCTGCTGATCCTGGACGAGGCCACCAGCGCGCTCGACCCGATCCTGGAGCTCCAGATCTTCACCCGCCTGCGCAGCCTGCCCATGACGCTGGTCGTGGTCGCGCACCGGCTGACCGCCATCGACTGCGCCGACCAGGTGGTGGTGCTCGAAGCGGGCCGGGTCGTGCAGCTCGGGCAGCCGGACGAGCTCTCCGACCAGGACGGCCCCTACCGGGCCCTGACGAGCTGA